The window AACGCCGTCGATGATGCCTACTGAGACGGCCGCAATGGTGTCCACCAGCGGCTCCGCATTACGGGCGATGAGCTTGTTCTCGCGGGCAAAACGGATGGCTTCGGCCAGCGCCACGTAGGCGCCGGTGATCGCGGCGGTGCGCGTGCCGCCGTCGGCCTGCAGGACGTCACAGTCCAGGACGATCGTGTTTTCGCCCAAGGCCTTGGTGTCGATGATGGACCGGAGCGAGCGGCCAATAAGGCGCGAGATCTCGTGCGTGCGTCCACCGATCTTGCCCTTGACGGACTCACGGTCCGAACGGGTATTGGTGGCGCGAGGAAGCATCGCGTACTCAGCCGTGACCCAACCGCGGCCTTCGCCCTTGAGCCAGCGGGGAACACCCTCGGTCAGTGAAGCCGTGCAGAGAACCCTGGTGTTGCCGAACTCGATCAGCGCCGAGCCCTCGGCCTGCTTCGACCAGCCGCGGGTGATGCTGATGGGGCGCAGTTGGTCCGGGGTCCGGCCGTCAGCGCGGATAACGGGTGTGGCTGTAGCGTCAGAAGTCATGGTTCCAGCTTAGCCAAGCTGGCGGCACCCATCCGACGCAGGGAAGCCGAGACCCGGGGAAACTAAATCGTGTAATGGACTCCGGCGACGGCGACAGCGACATCACCGGCGAAGACCGGCTTGGCCTCGGACAACACTTTGGTCTGCGACGTCCACACAGGGATGTGCGTCAGCAGAAGTCGCTTGGCACCGGCGTTCATGGCAGCCTCACCTGCACGCTTTCCAGTGAGGTGGACGTCCTTGATGCCGTCATCCCGGCCTTCCTCAAACGCCGCCTCGCAGAGGAACAGGTCCGAGCCCTTCGCTGCGTCTTCGAGTCCCTGGCAGGAATCGGTATCCCCCGAATATG is drawn from Arthrobacter sp. 31Y and contains these coding sequences:
- the rph gene encoding ribonuclease PH; this translates as MTSDATATPVIRADGRTPDQLRPISITRGWSKQAEGSALIEFGNTRVLCTASLTEGVPRWLKGEGRGWVTAEYAMLPRATNTRSDRESVKGKIGGRTHEISRLIGRSLRSIIDTKALGENTIVLDCDVLQADGGTRTAAITGAYVALAEAIRFARENKLIARNAEPLVDTIAAVSVGIIDGVPMLDLPYVEDVRAETDMNVVVTGSGKFVEVQGTAEGAPFDRDELNALLDLALLGTTQLSAIQRETLAEAP